The Periplaneta americana isolate PAMFEO1 chromosome 2, P.americana_PAMFEO1_priV1, whole genome shotgun sequence genome has a window encoding:
- the LOC138691506 gene encoding zinc finger protein 85-like isoform X4, whose product MDDIKVKPEVDPLAAPENDTNDEECLSTDGDLQPQDMKEIKEECEDPTDDLDSAVKCETQAACFSFVSVKCEPEEESYDEDLVKDEMLDVSIEDGSSSRPMDQLYQDVRNQGCVEWNVTAHHSGTSDSSIDKPYKCELCGKRFKQRRYLAGHALSHSAEKPFKCDKCDMTFKRRKNLLGHSFTHTGEKPYKCQFCEKSYTHKHILQTHTLTHTGERPYKCNICEKSFKQKQKLDVHTLTHTGEKPHKCNICERSFNQRQNLVKHKLTHSDEKPHKCETCGMHFKQRHHLAKHILTHTGEKRYTCDICMKNFAHKHTLMGHRLIHTGEKPHKCSFCEKSFIQKQALTAHSLTHTGEKPFKCDVCERSFRQRSTLDGHKLIHTGEKPYKCDLCGRCFRQRQNLTAHGLIHTGLKPFKCDICEKFFSRVEALNKHKSTHTDLRPYKCERCDKTFRHRRNLSEHILKHTGEKPYKCNICDKAFTRMNTLTGHKATHLDMTDLLLSSTS is encoded by the exons ATGGATGATATTAAAGTGAAACCTGAAGTTGACCCATTGGCTGCACCAGAGAACGACACTAATGATGAAGAGTGTTTGTCTACG GACGGAGATTTGCAGCCACAAGACATGAAAGAGATAAAGGAGGAGTGTGAGGACCCCACAGACGATCTCGATTCGGCCGTGAAGTGTGAAACACAGGCAGCTTGCTTTTCGTTCGTCTCGGTGAAATGTGAACCTGAG GAAGAATCATATGATGAGGATTTAGTGAAGGACGAAATGCTGGACGTTTCTATAGAAGATGGCTCTTCTAGTAG GCCCATGGATCAGCTTTACCAAGACGTGAGAAATCAAGGATGTGTCGAATGGAATGTAACTGCACATCACAGTGGCACCTCAGATTCCTCAATCGACAAACCGTACAAATGCGAATTATGTGGGAAAAGATTTAAACAGAGGCGATACCTTGCAGGTCATGCATTATCTCACTCTGcagaaaaacctttcaaatgtgataagTGTGATATGACTTTTAAACGAAGAAAAAATCTTTTAGGGCATTCGTTTACACATACTGGCGAGAAGCCTTATAAATGCCAGTTTTGTGAGAAGAGTTACACTCACAAACATATTCTGCAAACTCACACTCTAACACACACAGGCGAGAGACCGTACAAATGCAACATTTGTGAGAAGAGTTTCAAACAGAAGCAGAAACTGGACGTACACACATTAACACATACGGGTGAAAAACCTCACAAGTGCAACATTTGTGAGAGAAGTTTCAATCAGAGGCAGAATCTTGTAAAACACAAATTGACACATTCTGACGAAAAACCTCACAAATGCGAAACTTGTGGAATGCATTTTAAACAAAGGCATCATCTTGCAAAGCACATATTAACACATACAGGGGAAAAACGTTATACGTGCGATATTTGTATGAAAAATTTCGCACATAAGCATACCCTTATGGGCCATAGGCTAATTCATACCGGTGAAAAACCACATAAATGTAGTTTCTGTGAAaagagttttatacaaaagcagGCTCTTACAGCTCACTCTTTGACTCACACTGGCGAAAAACCCTTCAAATGTGATGTGTGCGAGAGGAGTTTCAGGCAACGTTCTACTCTGGATGGACATAAATTAATTCATACAGGCGAAAAACCTTATAAATGTGACTTGTGTGGAAGATGTTTTAGACAAAGGCAAAATCTTACTGCCCATGGTCTGATACACACGGGTCTGAAGCCCTTCAAATGTGACATCTGTGAAAAGTTCTTTTCACGAGTGGAAGCACTTAACAAGCACAAATCAACACACACCGACCTGAGACCTTACAAGTGTGAGAGATGCGACAAGACTTTCAGACACAGAAGAAATCTTTCCGAACACATTTTAAAGCACACAGGCGAAAAACCctacaaatgtaatatttgtgaCAAAGCATTTACACGAATGAATACTCTTACAGGACACAAAGCAACTCACCTGGATATGACAGATTTGTTACTCAGCTCTACTTCTTAA
- the LOC138691563 gene encoding zinc finger protein 180-like, whose amino-acid sequence MMEDIEVKPEVDPLAAPENDTNAEEYLRTDANLQPQNMAEVKVECEDPTYLDSAVKCEAQPAYFPFDSVKCESEEVSCDVDAVKEEMLDVSIDDDGSYNRSMKQRYHDDVTNQECADWSLSGQRSSTSDYTDDKPYKCQTCGKGFNRKRCLIAHTLSHSVRKSYKCDECDMTFKRRRHFSDHTFKHTGEKPFKCQFCEKSYRHKYALVTHTLSHTGERPYKCNICDKGFKEKQKLIVHSLTHSGEKPYKCDICERSFSQKQNLVTHKLIHGDEKRYKCGTCAVSFKQRHLLVKHKFIHTGERGYTCDICMKSFARKETLRGHTYTHTGDKPHKCNFCEKSFIQKQALRVHILLHTGEKPFKCDVCDKSFRQRYALDGHKLIHTGEKPFKCSFCEKCFRHKRKLTSHAHIHTDKKPLESALIDL is encoded by the exons ATGATGGAAGACATTGAAGTGAAACCTGAAGTTGACCCATTGGCTGCACCAGAGAATGACACAAATGCAGAAGAATATCTTCGTACG GACGCAAATTTGCAGCCACAAAACATGGCAGAAGTAAAGGTGGAGTGTGAGGACCCCACATATCTCGATTCAGCCGTGAAATGTGAAGCACAGCCAGCTTACTTTCCGTTTGATTCGGTGAAATGCGAATCTGAG GAAGTATCTTGTGATGTGGATGCAGTGAAAGAGGAGATGCTGGACGTTTCGATAGATGATGATGGCTCTTATAACAG GTCCATGAAGCAACGTTACCATGACGACGTGACAAACCAGGAATGTGCCGATTGGAGTCTTTCCGGACAACGAAGTAGCACTTCTGATTACACAGACGACAAACCATACAAATGCCAAACGTGTGGAAAGGGATTCAATCGAAAAAGATGCCTTATAGCTCATACATTATCACATTCAGTACGTAAGTCTTATAAGTGTGATGAATGTGATATGACATTTAAACGAAGAAGACATTTTTCAGATCACACGTTTAAGCACACTGGAGAGAAACCGTTTAAATGCCAATTTTGTGAGAAGAGTTATAGGCATAAGTATGCCCTTGTAACGCATACTTTGAGTCACACGGGCGAGAGACCATACAAATGCAACATATGTGACAAGGgttttaaagaaaaacagaaactAATTGTTCATTCATTAACACATTCCGGTGAAAAGCCTTACAAATGCGACATATGTGAGAGAAGTTTCAGCCAAAAGCAGAATCTTGTGACGCATAAATTGATTCACGGAGATGAGAAACGTTATAAATGCGGAACTTGTGCAGTGAGCTTCAAGCAAAGGCACCTTCTTGTGAAGCACAAATTCATACACACAGGAGAAAGAGGTTATACTTGCGATATCTGTATGAAAAGCTTTGCGCGTAAGGAAACCCTCAGAGGGCACACGTATACTCACACAGGAGATAAACCCCACAAGTGCAACTTTTGTGAGAAGAGCTTCATACAAAAGCAGGCTCTCCGAGTGCATATCTTGTtacacacaggcgaaaaaccCTTCAAGTGCGAcgtctgtgataaaagttttaGGCAACGCTATGCACTTGATGGACACAAGTTAATTCATACAggcgaaaaacctttcaaatgttcCTTTTGTGAGAAGTGTTTTAGACATAAGCGGAAGCTTACAAGTCATGCACACATACACACGGATAAGAAACCCCTTGAAAGTGCACTAATCGACTTATGA